The proteins below come from a single Lodderomyces elongisporus chromosome 3, complete sequence genomic window:
- the CLG1 gene encoding cyclin-like protein, giving the protein MNTAAYYNNLGNLGHHRATSSFHYAPAYHQHQHQHQHQHQQQYQHQHHASYIPPSHSHYHQQAGPLPPVHHQADVLQLHPLAIPVNHMANMQPMAQQQQQQQQQQQQQQQQQQQQQQQQQQQQQDQNAVNGGINSVLEYDLSQMSSFLGWCAFGMLKQTNRTPSKDFEKLISSVLFATRLPKSTIIIALEYMNQRFSSATTSVELKPTLSEHEIFNYLVVSLVLANKFNDDNTFTNKSWCGATGLQLSSVNQAEKEWLDDVKWSLSVVSFESNIITLEECWKTWVEKYSVKTPVTPSVNKTSAATPIMSPSSTFFSNNPSPTQYNYQTQAQNQNQQYNHHHHHHQQPSSSSASYINTSMSSPIYQKEPVYAPAPTTNYHQHNQHPLSSPISGTGYDSDWSYNNGTYSNVPSSSLSSSTGAAWNYQTNYNDPAIQYVGAPMNHAHAPAHGYYNQYNAYHPTRYANPYYMATC; this is encoded by the coding sequence ATGAACACCGCAGCTTACTACAACAATTTGGGTAACCTCGGTCATCACAGAGCAACATCTTCCTTTCACTATGCACCTGCTTAccatcaacaccaacaccaacaccaacaccaacaccagcaacaataccaacaccagcaccatGCGTCATATATCCCACCTTCACACTCTCACTACCATCAACAAGCAGGACCGCTACCACCAGTCCACCACCAGGCAGATGTTCTTCAATTGCACCCACTTGCTATCCCAGTAAATCACATGGCTAACATGCAACCAATGGctcagcagcaacaacaacaacaacagcaacaacaacaacagcagcagcaacaacagcaacaacaacagcaacaacaacaacagcaacaagatCAAAATGCAGTCAATGGTGGTATAAACTCAGTCTTGGAATATGATCTTAGCCAGATGTCGTCTTTTCTAGGCTGGTGTGCTTTTGGTATGTTGAAGCAAACCAATAGAACTCCATCAAAGGACTTTGAAAAACTCATTTCATCAGTTTTGTTTGCCACCAGACtaccaaaatcaacaatcaTCATTGCATTGGAATACATGAACCAAAGATTCTCCtctgcaacaacatcagTCGAGCTCAAACCAACATTGAGCGAACACGAAATCTTCAACTACTTGGTTGTCAGTCTCGTCTTGGCAAACAAGTTTAACGACGATAATACATTCACAAACAAGTCTTGGTGTGGCGCTACTGGATTACAATTATCCAGCGTTAACCAAGCAGAAAAGGAATGGTTGGATGATGTCAAGTGGAGTTTATCTGTTGTCAGTTTTGAGTCAAACATCATCACACTAGAGGAGTGCTGGAAGACATGGGTTGAAAAATATAGTGTCAAAACCCCAGTCACCCCATCTGTGAATAAAACAAGTGCTGCAACACCAATAATGTCTCCATCAAGCACTTTTTTCTCAAATAATCCATCACCAACCCAATACAATTACCAAACTCAAGCCcagaatcaaaatcaacaatataatcaccaccaccaccaccatcaacaaccatcgtcgtcgtcggCATCATACATCAACACGTCTATGTCTTCGCCGATTTATCAAAAGGAGCCTGTGTatgcaccagcaccaactACAAATTACCATCAACATAATCAACATCCATTGTCATCACCAATCAGCGGAACAGGTTATGACAGTGACTGGAGCTACAACAATGGAACATATTCCAATGTaccttcatcatctttatcCTCATCAACCGGAGCAGCATGGAATTACCAAACAAATTACAATGACCCGGCTATACAATATGTCGGTGCTCCGATGAACCATGCTCATGCACCTGCTCACGGATACTATAATCAATACAATGCCTACCATCCTACAAGGTATGCTAATCCATACTATATGGCAACATGTTAG
- the CPD1 gene encoding 2',3'-cyclic nucleotide 3'-phosphodiesterase, whose translation MGVALWLCPKSNSQIYDKLNDAAKAKDDVDRILSASAVALQSLPKGHSPLIKLGKIDSQRKFFQKLYFEVLPDPNLISFARIIREIFVITPEDIEAENRKQNPHLYTTDSHGTVVRRKLSKSKKKHSSRQSEETPVKEFDTEEIRRRASYKAAEWVEKEYQPHLSLAYSNLWPIDNALWRTIRTRVSDHLGVDDVEEGLQDKGFGWDLGVLKLVLCEGDVSEWIVLGSVDVH comes from the exons ATGG GAGTAGCATTATGGTTGTGTCCCAAATCGAATTCTCAGATCTACGATAAGTTAA ATGATGCAGCCAAGGCCAAGGATGATGTTGATAGAATTTTATCCGCTAGTGCAGTTGCACTACAATCATTGCCTAAGGGCCATTCCCCATTGATAAAGTTGGGTAAAATAGATAGTCAACGGAAATTTTTTCAGAAGCTATATTTCGAGGTATTGCCCGACCCAAATCTCATATCATTTGCCCGAATTATTCGAGAAATATTTGTGATCACTCCCGAAGATATTGAGgcagaaaatagaaaacaaaatcccCACTTGTATACTACAGATAGCCATGGAACTGTAGTTAGACGGAAATTGCTGAagtcaaagaagaaacactCTAGTCGACAGTCTGAAGAAACACCAGTGAAGGAATTTGATACTGAAGAGATTCGTCGAAGGGCATCATACAAGGCTGCAGAGTGGGTAGAGAAGGAGTATCAACCTCATTTATCGCTTGCTTATAGCAATCTTTGGCCAATTGATAATGCATTGTGGCGCACAATTCGCACCAGAGTTTCGGACCATCTCGGTGTTGATGACGTCGAAGAAGGATTACAGGACAAAGGGTTTGGATGGGATCTTGGCGTATTGAAATTGGTGCTTTGCGAAGGCGATGTCAGTGAATGGATTGTTCTAGGCAGTGTTGATGTGCATTAG
- the SOL3 gene encoding 6-phosphogluconolactonase sol3, giving the protein MTATVFAYSESADVANAVGKYIVSHQKEALKAHGSFNIAISGGSLGKVLKKALIDNAEIAKEVEWANWNVYFSDERLVPLDHDDSNYGLFNEMVLKNLPANSAKPNVHTIDESLLTGKDGQAGEGADQKKDDEIAHKYAATLPDKFDVILLGCGPDGHTCSLFPGHKLLSERASLVASISDSPKPPPRRITITFPVLEKATSIAFVAEGSGKAPILKEIFTDPASKLPSKLVSELTTGVDVNWFVDSSAVDGVNIRTSKY; this is encoded by the coding sequence ATGACAGCAACAGTCTTTGCATATTCAGAATCAGCCGACGTTGCAAACGCCGTAGGAAAGTATATAGTTTCCCACCAAAAAGAAGCACTCAAAGCACATGGTTCATTCAACATTGCAATTTCAGGGGGCTCACTTGGAAAAGTTTTAAAGAAAGCATTGATCGATAATGCGGAGATTGCAAAGGAAGTAGAATGGGCTAATTGGAATGTGTATTTCAGTGATGAGAGATTGGTACCATTGGATCATGATGATTCAAACTATGGATTGTTCAATGAAatggttttgaaaaatttgccTGCCAATTCTGCAAAACCAAATGTACACACGATTGACGAATCTTTATTGACAGGTAAAGATGGTCAAGCTGGTGAAGGAGCGgatcaaaagaaagacgATGAGATTGCACATAAGTACGCAGCCACATTACCAGACAAGTTCGATGTGATTTTATTAGGGTGCGGTCCCGACGGCCATACATGTTCCTTATTTCCAGGACACAAGCTTTTAAGTGAACGTGCATCTCTTGTTGCAAGCATAAGCGACTCTCcaaaaccaccaccaagaAGAATCACCATCACATTCCCGGTGTTGGAGAAGGCGACATCGATTGCTTTCGTTGCTGAAGGTTCTGGAAAAGCACCTATTTTGAAGGAAATCTTCACAGATCCAGCAAGCAAATTGCCATCAAAGTTGGTAAGTGAACTCACAACAGGAGTTGATGTCAATTGGTTCGTTGACTCCTCAGCAGTTGATGGAGTTAACATTCGTACAAGTAAATATTAG
- the GCN5 gene encoding histone acetyltransferase encodes MVDRKRAFSIRSDDDDDDDDNVPLNKKVKTETPTTETKTKTPIINDDNDVSDLDTEQVKKTHARENNGKPDKLKEITKREKENGDADGNNKNNNNNDNKNNNNNNNEEEDGGEDADDNDDDEDDDDDDEAEEEKKRITNFNFDGEIYTFKERPSVIEEKEGKIEFRVVNNDNTKESMIVLTGLKNIFQKQLPKMPREYISRLVYDRSHLSMAVVRKPLTVVGGITYRPFNNRGFAEIVFCAISSTEQVRGYGAHLMNHLKDYVRATSPIKHFLTYADNYAIGYFKKQGFTKEVTLDKSVWMGYIKDYEGGTLMQCTMLPSILRYLDSGKILLLQKAAIERKIKSRSKSNVVRPGLQIFKTNRDAKLDYKDIPGLLEAGWSEEMDNLAQKPKRGPHYNFMVTLFSEMQNHPSAWPFAVPVSKEEVPDYYEVIKEPMDLSTMESKLENDKYESFDQFLYDARLIFKNCRSYNGDTTTYYKNANKLEKFMNNKIKDSAEYSHYLE; translated from the coding sequence ATGGTGGACCGTAAAAGAGCATTTTCAATCAGGtccgatgatgatgatgatgatgacgacaATGTTCctttaaacaaaaaagtaaagactGAAACCCCAACAAcagaaaccaaaaccaaaaccccAATTATAAACGACGACAATGATGTTTCTGATCTCGATACAGAAcaagtaaagaaaacacaTGCTAGAGAAAACAATGGGAAGCCAGACAAGTTGAAGGAAAtaacaaagagagaaaaagaaaacggCGATGCTGATggtaataataaaaataataacaataatgataataaaaataataataataataataatgaggAGGAGGATGGGGGTGAAGATGCTGatgacaatgatgatgatgaagatgacgatgatgacgatgaggcagaggaggaaaagaaacggATTACTAATTTCAACTTTGATGGAGAAATTTACACATTCAAGGAAAGGCCATCAGTGatagaggaaaaagagggcAAGATTGAATTCCGAGTAgtcaacaacgacaacacCAAGGAGAGCATGATTGTCTTAACTGGTCTCAAGaatattttccaaaaacaattacCCAAGATGCCTAGAGAGTATATTTCTCGACTAGTTTATGACAGATCACACCTCTCCATGGCCGTAGTACGAAAACCATTGACTGTGGTCGGAGGAATCACTTACCGTCCGTTTAATAATCGAGGTTTTGCCGAGATTGTCTTTTGCGCAATCTCGTCTACCGAGCAAGTGCGTGGGTATGGTGCTCATTTAATGAATCACTTAAAGGATTATGTACGAGCAACTTCTCCAATAAAACACTTTTTGACATATGCAGATAATTATGCTATCGGATATTTCAAGAAGCAAGGCTTTACAAAAGAAGTAACCCTAGACAAGTCTGTTTGGATGGGGTATATTAAAGATTATGAAGGTGGAACATTAATGCAGTGTACAATGCTACCGCTGATTTTGAGGTATCTTGACCTGGGCAAGATCCTTTTGTTACAGAAAGCTGCAATTGAACGCAAAATCAAGCTGCGATCCAAGTCCAATGTGGTGCGTCCTGGATTGCAAATCTTCAAAACCAATAGGGATGCCAAATTGGACTACAAGGATATTCCAGGTTTGCTAGAAGCCGGATGGCTGGAGGAGATGGATAATTTGGCACAAAAGCCAAAACGTGGTCCACACTACAATTTTATGGTTACCTTATTTTCAGAAATGCAAAACCATCCTTCAGCTTGGCCCTTTGCCGTACCCGTtagcaaagaagaagttcCAGATTACTATGAGGTTATCAAAGAGCCCATGGACTTGTCAACGATGGAACTGAAATTGGAGAACGACAAGTATGAGTCGTTTGACCAGTTTCTTTATGATGCAAGACTCATATTCAAGAATTGTCGATCATACAACGGTGACACGACAACGTATTACAAGAATGCAAACAAGTTGGAGAAGTTTATGAACAACAAGATCAAGGATAGTGCGGAGTATAGTCATTATCTAGAATAA
- the NMD3 gene encoding ribosome-binding protein (BUSCO:EOG09262CA4), whose translation MSHYTQLDPSHGDQSGPVATVLCCNCGVPMDGSQGLVMCYDCIKLNVDITEGIPREANVSFCRNCERFLQPPGQWIRAQLESRELLALCLRRLKGLNKVRLIDASFIWTEPHSRRIRVKITVQGEAMANTIVQQTFEVEYVVIAMQCPDCAKSYTTNTWRATVQIRQKVPHKRTFLYLEQLILKHNAHMDTVSIQETKDGLDFFYAQKNHAAKMVDFLTSVAPVKVKKSEELVSTDIHSGSSSYKFSYSVEIAPICRDDLVVLPKKLAHSMGNISRLVLCNKVNNAMQFVDTNTLQTADLSSQVYWRAPFPSLLDATQLVEFVVLDVEPTGDVKGKYVLADIEVSRASDLGNNDQTFYVRSHLGAILHPGDSCLGYYLTNTNFNSDLWDTLDTDNTAEVILVKKHYARKSKKSKNRKWKLKRMAKEHNDIVANDDSRQARQEQERAERDYELFLQELEEDEELRQTINMYKAGDDAPVHAPAGDDIDEDDEDDEDAPTIGIDELLDELDEMTLKDTAME comes from the coding sequence ATGTCGCATTATACTCAACTCGACCCCTCACATGGTGACCAATCTGGTCCCGTGGCAACTGTGTTATGTTGCAACTGTGGTGTGCCAATGGATGGTTCACAAGGTTTAGTTATGTGTTACGATTGTATCAAGTTGAATGTTGACATCACAGAAGGTATTCCAAGAGAAGCCAATGTTTCATTTTGTAGAAATTGTGAGAGATTTTTACAGCCGCCAGGACAGTGGATTAGAGCTCAATTAGAATCGCGTGAGTTGTTGGCATTGTGTCTTAGAAGGCTAAAAGGGCTCAACAAAGTGAGGCTCATAGACGCTTCTTTTATCTGGACAGAGCCACACTCGAGACGTATTAGGGTGAAGATAACAGTGCAAGGAGAAGCAATGGCAAATACTATTGTTCAACAAACTTTTGAAGTCGAATACGTTGTTATTGCCATGCAATGTCCTGATTGTGCCAAGAGTTATACAACAAACACATGGAGGGCAACTGTACAAATTAGACAAAAGGTGCCACACAAGAGAACTTTCTTGTACTTGGAACAATTAATTTTGAAGCACAATGCACACATGGACACTGTTTCTATTCAAGAGACTAAAGATGGATTGGATTTCTTTTACGCGCAAAAGAACCACGCAGCAAAGATGGTTGACTTTTTGACATCAGTTGCCCCAGTGAAGGTGAAGAAATCCGAAGAGCTTGTGAGTACAGATATACACTCTGGATCATCCAGCTATAAGTTCTCGTACTCTGTGGAGATTGCACCAATTTGTCGTGATGACTTGGTTGTATTGCCAAAGAAGCTCGCACACTCCATGGGAAACATCTCTAGGTTGGTATTGTGTAATAAGGTGAATAATGCTATGCAATTTGTTGATACGAATACTTTGCAAACTGCAGATTTATCATCGCAAGTTTATTGGAGAGCGCCATTTCCATCCTTGTTAGATGCTACGCAGCTCGTCGAGTTTGTTGTTCTCGACGTGGAGCCAACCGGGGATGTTAAAGGTAAATATGTGTTGGCTGATATCGAGGTGAGCCGAGCCAGTGACTTGGGAAACAACGATCAGACATTTTACGTGAGGTCGCATTTGGGAGCTATTTTGCATCCTGGAGATTCATGTTTAGGTTACTATTTGACCAATACTAATTTCAACTCTGACTTGTGGGACACTTTAGATACAGACAATACTGCTGAAGTCATCTTAGTCAAGAAACATTATGCTAGGAAATcaaagaaatcaaagaaCAGAAAATGGAAGTTGAAGAGAATGGCCAAGGAACACAATGATATTGTTGCTAATGATGATTCAAGACAAGCCAGACAAGAGCAAGAGAGGGCCGAAAGGGATTACGAGTTGTTCTTGCAAGAATTggaagaagacgaagaatTGAGACAGACGATTAATATGTATAAAGCAGGTGATGATGCACCAGTACATGCGCCGGCAGGTGACGATATCGATGAGGACGATGAAGACGACGAAGATGCTCCTACAATCGGCATCGATGAGTTGCTTGATGAATTGGACGAGATGACGTTGAAAGACACTGCAATGGAGtaa
- the ATG7 gene encoding Autophagy protein 7, with protein sequence MGSDLNTLRFTPIQSFVDSSFFAKLARLKLEKFKLDSSTQYICGFQTRPSKLNKFDDIPTLALDEQSFVEEEIGKDSIANDRLITSGSITNLNTIEEFKAISKQDLLHSWGEDLYQQIMANDTFEYKIFQSFKVLSYSDLKKYKFYYWVSFPTLQSSWTILERNDVIDSGIQQDIDSQTKYLNGQFYQLREGRLDTQIEDSSNTELVPTFVFLDSCLSQSKRPSAQLKNYLFYLAKKKGYSEIKVIVYRNNAASFSLKLKLQECPDPWKVVGWERTSQGKLGPKLADLGLLSDPTQLASQAVDLNLKLMKWRVAPELDLDIIKQQKVLLLGAGTLGCYVARALLGWGVCNIKFVDSGRVSYSNPVRQPLFNFEDCFSDNGRGMPKASAAANALKKIFPGVNAQGYEIEVPMIGHPITDEQKQGSQYGVLDDLFNQSDVVFLLMDSREARWLPTVMGVAKGKIVINAALGFDSYLVMRHGNISSLEDKSRLGCYFCNDIVAPEDSLSDRTLDQMCTVTRPGAALMASSLAVELLVSILQHPDKSFANAVENNDDRKKHEEKVEKFSKFGACPHQIRGFLNTFSQNKFHIPNYEHCSACSQKVVDQYIQNGWEFVKDCLNNQGYLEELCGLSKVQEEAELAAQQLLEELSFEEKGEIDGEDLDWIN encoded by the coding sequence ATGGGCTCAGATCTCAATACATTAAGGTTTACACCCATCCAGTCGTTTGTTGACTCTTCCTTTTTCGCCAAATTGGCTCGATTAAAGTTAGAAAAGTTCAAATTGGATTCGTCGACTCAGTATATCTGTGGCTTTCAAACCCGACCTAGcaaattgaacaaattcGATGATATACCGACTTTAGCTCTTGATGAACAAAGTTTTGTTGAGGAAGAAATTGGCAAAGATTCAATTGCCAATGATAGACTTATTACTTCAGGAAGTATTACCAATCTCAACACTATCGAGGAGTTTAAAGCGATTAGTAAACAAGACCTCTTACATTCATGGGGCGAAGATCTATATCAACAAATTATGGCCAACGATACTTTTGAGTACAAAATTTTCCAAAGCTTCAAAGTTTTGAGTTACtctgatttgaaaaagtacAAATTTTACTATTGGGTTTCCTTCCCCACATTGCAAAGTTCCTGGACTATATTAGAGAGAAATGATGTTATTGACTCAGGTATTCAACAAGATATTGACTCGCAAACTAAATATTTGAATGGGCAATTTTATCAACTTCGAGAAGGCAGACTTGATACGCAAATTGAGGATAGCTCAAATACAGAATTAGTTCCAACTTTTGTATTTCTAGATTCTTGTTTAAGTCAGAGCAAACGACCTTCGGCCCAACTCAAGaattatttgttttaccttgcaaaaaagaaaggataCTCTGAGATAAAAGTGATTGTCTATCGAAATAATGCAGCCTCATTTCTGCTCAAACTAAAGCTACAAGAGTGCCCTGACCCATGGAAAGTTGTTGGGTGGGAGAGAACTAGCCAGGGTAAGCTTGGTCCCAAGCTTGCTGATTTGGGACTATTGAGTGATCCAACGCAATTGGCATCCCAAGCAGTTGATTTGAACCTCAAGTTGATGAAGTGGAGGGTGGCACCGGAACTTGACCTTGATATAATAAAGCAACAAAAAGTCCTACTTTTGGGTGCAGGAACTTTGGGATGCTATGTTGCACGTGCATTACTTGGATGGGGTGTATGCAACATTAAATTTGTGGATAGTGGTAGAGTTTCCTACTCTAACCCTGTTCGCCAACCGTTGTTCAACTTTGAAGATTGCTTTAGCGATAATGGCCGTGGAATGCCAAAAGCTTCTGCTGCAGCAAATGCgttgaaaaagatattTCCTGGTGTAAATGCACAAGGTTATGAGATTGAAGTTCCAATGATTGGACATCCAATCACAGACGAACAAAAACAGGGTTCTCAATATGGAGTGTTGGACGATTTGTTCAATCAAAGCGatgttgtgtttttgttgatggATTCACGCGAGGCGAGATGGCTTCCTACGGTTATGGGAGTAGCAAAAGGGAAAATTGTTATCAATGCCGCATTGGGATTTGACTCGTATTTAGTAATGAGACATGGGAATATATCGTCTTTAGAGGACAAACTGCGACTAGGGTGTTATTTTTGCAATGATATTGTTGCTCCAGAAGATAGTTTATCCGATAGAACATTGGATCAGATGTGCACAGTAACAAGACCAGGAGCAGCGTTGATGGCGTCTTCATTAGCCGTTGAGCTTCTTGTTTCTATCTTACAACATCCGGATAAGAGCTTTGCAAATGCTGTAGAGAATAACGACGACAGGAAAAAGCATGAGGAGAAAGTCGagaaattttccaaatttggAGCTTGCCCTCATCAAATAAGGGGTTTTCTCAATACTTTTTCCCAGAATAAGTTTCACATTCCTAATTATGAGCATTGCTCAGCATGCTCGCAGAAAGTAGTTGATCAGTATATACAAAACGGATGGGAATTTGTTAAGGATTGCCTCAATAACCAAGGTTACTTAGAGGAGTTATGTGGTTTGAGTAAAGTACAAGAAGAGGCCGAACTAGCGGCCCAGCAGCTACTAGAGGAACTAtcatttgaagaaaaaggcgAAATAGACGGTGAAGATTTGGACTGGATAAATTAA